In a single window of the Nocardioides massiliensis genome:
- a CDS encoding Fic family protein: MPARIAEAEVRINGALQAEAEDAVREIARFDAEITAISERRAAREGDDAATELAPLASVLLRTEAASSSEIEGVTAGARALAMAAIEAKAGPNAQLVTANVTAMQRAVELADEISVSSILAAHQALLDHHPYAAPGTLRDQQVWIGNNALSPHTASFVPPHHIGVPVALDDLITFVQRVDLPVLVHVAIAHAQFETIHPFNDGNGRIGRTLVHAMLRHSGVTRTLTVPVSAGLLTDTSAYFRALTDYREGYPETIIRQFINASFRAIGNGRQLVDDLETVFEDWSGRLTSRRGSAARRLLPHLLNQPAVNVAYAEAATGVALSAAQRAVEQLEEAGILKRAGGGQRNRAWIAPDVIDALDAFAERVGSRR, translated from the coding sequence GTGCCAGCCCGCATCGCGGAAGCCGAGGTCCGGATCAACGGCGCGCTTCAGGCCGAGGCCGAGGATGCTGTCCGCGAGATCGCCCGCTTCGATGCCGAGATCACCGCGATCTCCGAGCGCCGCGCGGCGCGTGAAGGCGATGATGCGGCCACCGAGCTGGCCCCGCTGGCCTCGGTGCTATTGCGCACCGAGGCGGCGTCGTCATCGGAGATCGAGGGCGTGACTGCCGGGGCCCGAGCGCTGGCGATGGCAGCGATTGAGGCCAAGGCCGGCCCCAACGCCCAACTGGTCACTGCGAACGTCACGGCCATGCAACGTGCGGTCGAGCTGGCCGACGAGATCAGCGTCTCCTCGATCCTCGCGGCTCACCAAGCACTGCTCGATCATCATCCGTACGCCGCCCCCGGCACACTGCGTGACCAGCAGGTGTGGATCGGCAACAACGCGCTGAGTCCGCACACGGCCTCGTTCGTCCCTCCTCACCACATCGGTGTCCCTGTGGCGCTCGATGACCTCATCACCTTCGTACAGCGAGTCGACCTGCCGGTGCTGGTGCACGTCGCGATCGCGCACGCGCAATTTGAGACCATCCACCCCTTCAACGACGGCAACGGGCGCATCGGGCGCACCCTCGTCCACGCGATGCTGCGCCACTCTGGTGTCACTCGTACTCTCACGGTTCCGGTCTCTGCCGGTCTGCTCACCGACACGTCCGCCTACTTTCGAGCGCTCACGGACTATCGGGAGGGATATCCCGAGACGATCATCCGGCAGTTCATCAACGCCTCCTTCCGTGCCATCGGCAACGGGCGTCAGCTCGTTGACGACCTGGAGACGGTCTTCGAGGACTGGAGCGGGCGGTTGACGTCACGGCGAGGATCAGCCGCGCGCCGGCTGCTGCCTCATCTGCTGAACCAGCCCGCCGTCAATGTCGCCTACGCGGAAGCCGCCACAGGCGTGGCGCTCTCGGCCGCCCAGCGCGCGGTGGAGCAGCTGGAGGAAGCCGGCATCCTCAAGCGGGCGGGCGGGGGACAGCGCAACCGCGCCTGGATCGCCCCAGACGTCATCGACGCGCTCGACGCCTTCGCCGAACGCGTGGGGAGTCGGAGATAG